In Littorina saxatilis isolate snail1 linkage group LG8, US_GU_Lsax_2.0, whole genome shotgun sequence, a single genomic region encodes these proteins:
- the LOC138974741 gene encoding uncharacterized protein has protein sequence MKRSVWIVNPTVNNSCFIIALVSVSVLVTEGNVPGNVSISECPQSGGQAQRQGHIPDDGQPVKFTCENIPINEAVQWVLKQNGTVTISLKCDSPSQPCIPNNPDFQVSRGNETSVLTVVHNHQRWLENITVVCSVGDGKSNVYTCNVKFASTAVTTQGTATNITSTYVRTC, from the exons ATGAAGCGTTCTGTATGGATTGTGAACCCAACAGTTAACAACAGCTGCTTTATCATAGCTCTTGTCTCAGTCAGCGTTCTCGTTACAGAAg GTAACGTTCCAG GTAACGTTTCTATCAGCGAATGCCCACAATCCGGAGGACAAGCACAAAGACAAGGACACATTCCTGATGACGGTCAACCAGTAAAGTTTACGTGTGAAAATATCCCTATCAATGAAGCAGTCCAGTGGGTCCTGAAACAAAACGGGACTGTGACAATATCGCTTAAATGTGATTCACCCAGTCAGCCGTGCATCCCAAACAACCCGGACTTCCAAGTGTCCAGAGGCAACGAGACAAGTGTGCTGACCGTCGTTCACAACCACCAGAGGTGGCTTGAAAACATCACTGTGGTCTGCTCCGTTGGCGATGGCAAATCTAACGTGTATACGTGCAACGTGAAATTCGCCT CAACGGCAGTGACAACACAAGGTACAGCAACTAacattac gtcaacttatgtgcggacctgctag